In a genomic window of Caloramator mitchellensis:
- a CDS encoding polymorphic toxin type 44 domain-containing protein encodes MKGIIIKIINFVLAFLIVILIPFNQIVYANLAYNRDVKKISSDANAMFKEIYKQSQNKNISKIENDYDSYSVLLNNLENVIFKSDNTIFVNVEKISELYKFDSIELEKLNSFINRLNILIKLNAVKINSNLEISVVTNIQQENFFSIKAAVIDILPEARIHADELKKVYENAIFGTKHIVAGVYFTERVKSGGIWDYKTYLGTKTIYYDEGLRAHVSGETIGNFHYGYVGSAVFGPTTLKSAAGLVQIISGTSDISFWSSYFDDPRDTADIQWGIDTYNAEH; translated from the coding sequence ATGAAGGGTATTATTATAAAGATAATTAATTTCGTATTAGCTTTTTTAATAGTTATACTTATACCTTTTAATCAAATTGTATATGCTAATCTAGCTTATAATAGAGATGTTAAAAAAATATCTTCAGACGCGAACGCTATGTTTAAAGAAATATATAAACAGTCTCAAAATAAAAATATTTCTAAAATAGAAAATGATTATGATTCATATTCAGTATTATTAAATAATCTTGAAAATGTTATATTCAAAAGCGATAATACTATTTTTGTAAACGTTGAAAAAATTTCAGAATTATATAAATTTGATTCAATTGAATTAGAAAAATTAAATAGCTTTATAAATAGATTGAACATATTAATTAAACTTAATGCTGTTAAAATAAATAGCAACTTAGAAATTTCAGTTGTTACAAATATACAACAAGAAAATTTTTTCTCAATTAAAGCAGCAGTAATTGATATATTACCTGAAGCGAGAATTCATGCAGATGAGCTAAAAAAAGTTTATGAAAATGCTATTTTTGGAACAAAACATATTGTAGCAGGAGTTTATTTTACTGAAAGGGTAAAGAGTGGAGGAATATGGGACTATAAAACTTACTTAGGAACAAAAACTATTTATTATGATGAAGGTTTGAGAGCACATGTTAGCGGAGAAACAATAGGAAATTTTCATTATGGCTATGTTGGAAGTGCAGTATTTGGACCAACAACTCTTAAATCTGCTGCGGGTCTAGTTCAAATAATAAGCGGTACTTCTGATATTAGTTTTTGGAGTAGTTATTTTGATGATCCTAGAGATACAGCGGATATTCAATGGGGAATAGATACGTATAATGCAGAACATTAA